Proteins from one Salaquimonas pukyongi genomic window:
- the chrA gene encoding chromate efflux transporter has product MTGYGELIRTFGKIGFLSFGGPAGQIALMHRMLVNEKNWLDERRFLHALNFCMLLPGPEAMQLATYSGWLLRGVPGGLIAGGLFVLPGALLLTLLSAIYVYFGEVPYVEGALFGLKAAVLAIVFQALARIAGRALKTRLHYGLALAALTALMVFNIPFPVVVLCAAVVGACFPGSFSGQGERAADEPQPVSLSRSALVLCAGLLVWFIPVLALYQMLGPGTFFDQAVFFSKASVVTFGGAYAVLAYVGQQAVDVYHWLMPQEMLAGLGLAETTPGPLILVLIFVGFVGAFRDTGGFDPLTGGLMGAAVTLWVTFVPCFLWIFLGAPFMERLRANLSLSGALAAITAAVTGVMANLAIWFGLHVLFAEVRPVSWGRASVEMPVLASADPAAFAIMLIAGLWLWRGGGLLNVLAAALAIGMAMRLLA; this is encoded by the coding sequence ATGACCGGTTACGGCGAACTGATAAGAACCTTCGGCAAGATCGGTTTTCTCTCCTTTGGCGGTCCGGCGGGCCAGATCGCGCTGATGCACCGCATGCTGGTGAATGAAAAAAACTGGCTTGATGAGCGCCGTTTCCTGCATGCGCTCAACTTCTGCATGCTGCTGCCGGGACCTGAAGCGATGCAACTTGCTACCTATTCGGGCTGGCTTCTGCGCGGTGTACCGGGCGGGTTGATTGCCGGTGGATTGTTCGTGCTGCCGGGTGCGCTGTTACTGACTCTGCTTTCGGCCATCTATGTCTATTTCGGTGAGGTTCCGTATGTGGAAGGAGCATTGTTCGGCCTGAAGGCCGCGGTGTTGGCCATTGTATTCCAGGCACTGGCGAGGATTGCCGGCCGCGCGCTCAAGACCCGGCTGCATTATGGCCTGGCGCTGGCGGCCCTGACCGCCCTGATGGTGTTCAACATTCCCTTTCCCGTCGTGGTTCTCTGTGCGGCGGTGGTCGGCGCGTGTTTTCCGGGGAGCTTTTCAGGGCAGGGCGAACGGGCAGCCGATGAGCCCCAGCCGGTTTCGCTTTCGCGTTCAGCACTTGTGCTTTGTGCCGGGCTGTTGGTCTGGTTCATCCCGGTGTTGGCGCTCTATCAGATGCTGGGGCCGGGCACGTTTTTCGATCAGGCGGTGTTTTTTTCGAAAGCATCGGTGGTGACGTTTGGCGGTGCCTATGCGGTGCTTGCCTATGTGGGTCAGCAGGCGGTGGATGTTTACCACTGGCTGATGCCACAGGAGATGCTCGCCGGTCTGGGCCTGGCGGAAACGACACCGGGGCCTTTGATCCTGGTGCTGATTTTCGTGGGATTTGTCGGTGCGTTTCGCGACACCGGCGGTTTCGATCCGTTGACCGGAGGACTAATGGGGGCCGCGGTTACCCTCTGGGTGACGTTCGTTCCCTGTTTCCTGTGGATATTTCTGGGCGCGCCCTTCATGGAACGCCTTCGCGCCAATCTAAGCCTGTCCGGAGCGCTTGCGGCGATCACGGCAGCGGTGACCGGGGTGATGGCAAATCTTGCGATCTGGTTCGGACTTCATGTGTTGTTTGCCGAAGTGCGGCCGGTTTCGTGGGGGCGTGCGTCGGTGGAAATGCCTGTGCTGGCAAGCGCTGATCCGGCAGCATTTGCAATCATGCTGATTGCCGGTCTCTGGCTTTGGCGCGGTGGCGGGTTGCTGAACGTTCTTGCGGCCGCACTGGCCATCGGCATGGCGATGCGGCTGCTTGCCTGA
- a CDS encoding chromate resistance protein ChrB domain-containing protein — protein sequence MTSPDQITVSQLAGLLGRPDMPVLVDICLDEDFEADPRLIPGAFRHPFDDIEALVPELGSKEAIVICQKGLKLSQGAASLLRSHGIAAGNLEGGNFAWRDAGQPLIPAGAMPPRHKSGGTCWVTGVGHEIGRIACPWLISRFIDPKARFLFVEASQVMAVAERFGAAPFDIEGAFSSPRAERCTFDIMLEQFQLETGPLLELARIVRGVETNRRDPAPQCAGLRAALLGISRMYKNHQEQLEAGFALYDAFYRWVLDARGEGHDHSPASREQPA from the coding sequence ATGACGTCTCCAGACCAGATTACCGTTTCCCAGCTTGCAGGACTTCTCGGACGCCCGGATATGCCGGTTTTGGTCGACATATGTCTCGATGAGGACTTCGAGGCAGATCCCCGGCTCATTCCAGGAGCGTTTCGCCATCCGTTCGATGATATCGAGGCGCTTGTTCCCGAACTCGGCAGCAAGGAAGCGATTGTTATCTGCCAAAAGGGGCTGAAACTCTCCCAGGGGGCCGCTTCCCTGCTCAGAAGTCACGGCATTGCGGCGGGCAACCTTGAGGGCGGCAATTTCGCCTGGCGCGATGCGGGCCAGCCGCTGATACCTGCCGGTGCCATGCCGCCCCGGCACAAAAGCGGAGGCACATGCTGGGTAACCGGGGTCGGGCACGAAATCGGCCGGATTGCCTGCCCGTGGCTAATCTCCCGGTTCATCGATCCCAAGGCACGATTTTTGTTTGTGGAAGCCTCTCAGGTGATGGCAGTTGCCGAACGGTTTGGCGCTGCGCCCTTCGATATCGAGGGCGCATTCTCGAGCCCCAGGGCGGAAAGGTGCACCTTCGACATCATGCTGGAGCAATTTCAGCTTGAAACCGGGCCATTGCTGGAACTGGCAAGGATTGTTCGTGGTGTTGAAACCAACCGGCGCGATCCGGCTCCCCAATGTGCCGGACTGCGGGCGGCGTTGCTTGGAATTTCCCGAATGTACAAGAACCATCAGGAGCAGCTTGAGGCCGGTTTTGCACTATACGATGCCTTCTACCGCTGGGTTTTGGATGCTCGCGGGGAAGGCCATGACCATTCGCCGGCAAGCAGGGAGCAACCGGCATGA
- a CDS encoding 50S ribosomal protein L25/general stress protein Ctc codes for MSDSIELKAQARDRVGKGAARELRRNSMVPAVIYGDNKDPLPIAIPYKELSILVNSGGFLNTVLDVEVGGDKHRVLPKDYQREPVRDFFTHVDFLRVGKNTKVTVEIPVHYINEEESPGLRKGGVLNVVRHALEVSCRADAIPEYFEIDLTGLEIEDVVHASAITLPDGVTQTVTDRDPTMCSVAAPTVSAATDEEEGEEVAADAVPAGDEGEEEAEGGEE; via the coding sequence ATGAGCGATTCCATCGAGCTCAAGGCACAGGCGCGTGACCGGGTCGGCAAGGGGGCCGCTCGCGAACTACGCCGCAACTCAATGGTGCCTGCCGTCATCTACGGCGACAACAAGGATCCCCTGCCGATAGCCATTCCCTACAAGGAGCTGTCGATACTGGTTAATTCCGGCGGCTTTCTCAACACCGTTCTGGACGTTGAAGTCGGCGGCGACAAGCACCGTGTGCTGCCGAAAGATTATCAGCGTGAACCGGTGCGCGACTTCTTCACCCATGTGGATTTCCTGCGTGTTGGCAAGAACACCAAGGTTACGGTTGAAATTCCGGTCCACTACATCAATGAAGAAGAAAGCCCCGGCCTTCGCAAGGGCGGCGTTCTCAACGTTGTCCGCCACGCGCTGGAAGTTTCCTGCCGCGCTGACGCAATTCCCGAATATTTCGAAATCGATCTGACCGGCCTTGAAATCGAGGACGTGGTGCATGCGTCCGCGATCACCCTGCCGGACGGCGTCACCCAGACGGTTACCGACCGCGATCCGACCATGTGTTCGGTCGCAGCACCGACCGTATCGGCCGCTACTGACGAGGAAGAAGGCGAAGAAGTTGCTGCCGACGCGGTTCCGGCCGGCGACGAGGGCGAAGAAGAAGCCGAGGGCGGCGAGGAATAA